In a genomic window of Oncorhynchus keta strain PuntledgeMale-10-30-2019 chromosome 28, Oket_V2, whole genome shotgun sequence:
- the LOC118361730 gene encoding dnaJ homolog subfamily C member 5-like produces the protein MSEQRQRSLSTSGETLYLVLGLDKTSTPDDIKKSYRKLALKYHPDKNPENPNATDKFKELNNAHSVLSDASKRNIYDSYGSLGLYVAQQFGEENVNAYFMLSSWWAKGLFAVCGVLTGCYFCCCLCCCFNCCCGKCKPKTLGEEDPDTYVSPEDLEEQIRTDMETDADDIPIIQQPTNASERTGLIGDGRRAYT, from the exons ATGTCAGAGCAAAGGCAACGTTCCCTGTCCACCTCAGGAGAGACCCTCTATCTAGTCCTGGGCCTCGACAAGACTTCTACACCGGATGACATCAAGAAgtcctacag AAAACTTGCTTTGAAATATCATCCAGACAAGAACCCAGAGAACCCGAACGCCACAGATAAATTCAAGGAGCTCAACAATGCCCACTCCGTGCTGTCAGATGCCTCCAAGAGGAACATCTACGACAGCTATGGCTCCCTCGGTCTGTACGTGGCACAGCAGTTTGGAGAGGAGAACGTCAATGCTTATTTCATGCTCTCCAGTTGGTGGGCAaag GGCCTGTTTGCGGTCTGCGGCGTGCTAACAGGCTGCTACTTCTGCTGCTGCCTGTGCTGCTGTTTCAACTGCTGCTGTGGGAAGTGTAAACCCAAAACTCTTGGAGAGGAGGACCCCGACACCTACGTGTCCCCTGAAGACCTGGAGGAGCAGATCCGCACAGACATGGAGACAG ACGCTGACGACATCCCCATAATACAGCAGCCAACCAATGCAAGCGAGAGGACCGGGTTGATTGGTGACGGACGACGGGCCTATACCTAA